The genomic segment TACACGCTCCCGGATGCCGCAGCCGACGCGCTGCGCTGGCGGCAGTCGACGCTGCACCACGCCCGGCGCCGGGCGGAGCACCTGCATCTGGCCGGGGCGGCGTTCCCGTGGCGCACCATCAGCGGACCGGAATGCTCGGGGTACTGGCCGGCCGGCACCGTCGCCTTCCACATCAACGCCGACATCGCCGCCGCCGTGATCCGCCACGTGCGGGCGACCGGCGACGTCGACTTCGAGCGCGAGGTCGGCGTCGAGATCCTCGTCGAGACCGCGCGGCTGTGGGCGGCACTCGGCCGGTGGGACGACGAGGGCGTCTTCCACATCGACGGGATCACCGGTCCGGACGAGTACTCCGCGCTCGTCGATGACAACACCTTCACCAATCTCGCCGCCCAGAGCAACCTGCGGGGCGCCGCCGAGGCCGCGCGGCGGCATCCGGAACAGGCGCGTCGGCTCGGGGTGACCGACGAGGAGATCGGCGTCTGGGACGTCACGGCCGACGCCGTGGCCGTGCCGTTCGACGAGCGCCGGAACGTGCACGAGCAGTCCGCCGGGTTCACGCGGCTCGAGCGGTGGGACTTCGAGGGCACGTCGTCCGAGCAGTACCCGCTGCAGGACCATTTCCCGTACTTCGACCTCTACCGCAAGCAGGTGCTCAAGCAGGCCGACCTCGTGCTGGCGCTGCAGTTCCACCACGAGTGCTTCACCCACGACGAGATGGCGCGGGCGTTCGCGTACTACGAGGAGCTCACCGTGCGCGACTCGTCGCTCTCGTCGGCGACGCAGTCGGTGGTGGCGGCGTGGGTGGGGCACCTCGACCTCGCGATCGACTACCTCACCGAGGCGGCGACCATCGACCTCGACGACCTGCGCGACGACATCGACGACGGGCTGCACATCGCCGCCCTCGCCGGCGTCTGGACGGCGGTGGTGTCGGGCCTCGGCGGCATGAAGGACGGACCCGACGGGCTCGAGTTCGCGCCGCGGCTGGGCGAGCCGATCAGCGGACTGGGATTCGGCGTGCGCATCGGCGACGCGGTGCTGCGCGTGGAGGTGGAGACGGATGCCGCGACCTACGCACTCGTGCAGGGTGAGGGGCCGCTGCGCTTCCGCCACTTCGGCGAGGAGGTCGAGGTGCACGCCGGCGCTCCGCTGCGTCTTCGGACGCCCGCGCTCGCCGACCCCGGCCCCGCGCCGACGCAGCCGAAGGGACGCTCGCCGCGCGAGATGCTCGAGTCCGAGGCGTGAGCAGCCGGGGTGCGGCGCCGGCGCGGTGGCGCTTGGGTAGGCGCAATGTGTCGCTTCGAGCGGGGCGTCGCGGCGTGTTGTGCCAGGTGAGCGGCGCCGCGCCGAGGCGGCGCGGCGTTGGGTTGGCGCGAGTGGTCGCTTCGCGCGCGACGTTGCGGCGTGTCGTGCCACCCGAGCCGGGCGTCAGACGTCAGGGCCGCCGGTGCGGAAGCCCGAGAGCTTGTGCGTTCCGTCGCACCAGGGCTTGATCGCGGATGCCCCGCACCGGCACAGCGCCACCGTCCGCCGGCTGCGCGCGATCGGCTCGCCGTGCTCGTCGATGAGCTGAGCAGGGCCGCGCACGACGAGCGGGCCATCGGGGTACGGGGTGATGGTCACGGCCTCACGCGGCTCGGACATGGGGATCCTCCTTCGTGACGGATGCCTCGGGCGACGGGTCGGCGGCGGTGGCGGCATCCGCCGCTCGCCTCAGGCTGCGCACCGAGGACGCCGCACGCGCCAGGCGGCTGTCGCGGTACCTCACGCCGCCGCGGAGCCGCAGGGCGACCGCCAGCCACACGGTGACCGCCCGCTCCGCGAGCCAGAGGGGCGCCCACAGCGCCGCGGTCGGCGCGAACGCCGTGGTGCCGCCCGCCCGCCGCCGGCCTGCCTCCGCCAGAACGACCACCGCGACGACGCCGCCTGCCAGGGCGAGCCACCTGCCGCGGGCGATCGCCCGCACCGCCGCCGGCAGCACCAGCAGCTCGCGGACGAGGCGCACCGGCTGCGCGAAGTCGTCGTACGCCTGCCGCACCCGCTGCTCGAGGAACCGGCCGACGGTGGGCGGATGCCTCGCCACGAACAGGTCGTCGGCGACGAGGATCCGCCCACCGAGGGCGCGCACGGTGCGCTCGAGCTGGAGGTTCTCGAACAGCACGTCGGTGTCGTACGCGCGGCCGCGCAGCGCCGACCGGCGCAGCGCGACCGTGCCCGAGTAGTCGCCGCCGAGTGCGCGATTGAGGAGGGTGCGCCCGGTGTCCCACCGCGCGTGCCACGGCAGCGGGCGGAAGACGTTCTGCGGGCGCACGAAGTCCGCCTCGTCGAGGAGCGCGCTCACCCGCCGCAGCTCGTCGCGGGAGTAGCGGACGTCGTCGTCGGCGATCACGATGCGCTCGTGCCGGCTGTGGTCGATGCCCGTCATGGCGCCGCGGGCCTTGCCGTTGGCTCCCGGGCGCTCGGGCGCGATGTGCCGCACGACGCTCCATGCCCGGTGGTGCCGGTCGAAGAGGGGAGCCGGCGATCCGTCGACCACGGTCACGTCCGCCCAGCCGGCGAGGCGCCGCAGGTAGGTGGTCAGCTCGTCGAGGCCCTCATCCGTCTCCCACCGCAGCGGCAGCACGTATTCGAGGGCTTCGGGGGGCGGCATCCGCTCACTCCCCGATCGCGACCGGCTCCCGCAGCGCGCTGCGACCG from the Microbacterium atlanticum genome contains:
- a CDS encoding glycoside hydrolase family 65 protein, which encodes MPHRSRFDVSAWGIGWTGWDPERQARRESVFSLSNGHIGWRGTLDEGDPCEVPGAYLNGLYEEHPMPYAEDGYGYPDVGESIINAPDGKVIRLLVGDEPFDIREGRLHRHEQYLDFRAGTLTREVEWTSPAGQSVRVQSTRLVSLTHRAVAAIDYRVTALSGPVEVTVLSEIVANEPLPPVHPDERVMAPLERPYEPVGHTVSQTGATVMYRTRRSGVHVAVAMAHEITGADASCEIDADDDVARATVTARLAPGDGIRIVKVVAHEWSEALQDAALRDRAEAAVSTAAGLGWEGLAAEQRARLDEYWDVADVRIDGSARLQQAVRFAQFQVLQAAARAEVRSIPGKGLTGPGYEGHTFWDAEAFVLPVLTYTLPDAAADALRWRQSTLHHARRRAEHLHLAGAAFPWRTISGPECSGYWPAGTVAFHINADIAAAVIRHVRATGDVDFEREVGVEILVETARLWAALGRWDDEGVFHIDGITGPDEYSALVDDNTFTNLAAQSNLRGAAEAARRHPEQARRLGVTDEEIGVWDVTADAVAVPFDERRNVHEQSAGFTRLERWDFEGTSSEQYPLQDHFPYFDLYRKQVLKQADLVLALQFHHECFTHDEMARAFAYYEELTVRDSSLSSATQSVVAAWVGHLDLAIDYLTEAATIDLDDLRDDIDDGLHIAALAGVWTAVVSGLGGMKDGPDGLEFAPRLGEPISGLGFGVRIGDAVLRVEVETDAATYALVQGEGPLRFRHFGEEVEVHAGAPLRLRTPALADPGPAPTQPKGRSPREMLESEA
- a CDS encoding glycosyltransferase: MPPPEALEYVLPLRWETDEGLDELTTYLRRLAGWADVTVVDGSPAPLFDRHHRAWSVVRHIAPERPGANGKARGAMTGIDHSRHERIVIADDDVRYSRDELRRVSALLDEADFVRPQNVFRPLPWHARWDTGRTLLNRALGGDYSGTVALRRSALRGRAYDTDVLFENLQLERTVRALGGRILVADDLFVARHPPTVGRFLEQRVRQAYDDFAQPVRLVRELLVLPAAVRAIARGRWLALAGGVVAVVVLAEAGRRRAGGTTAFAPTAALWAPLWLAERAVTVWLAVALRLRGGVRYRDSRLARAASSVRSLRRAADAATAADPSPEASVTKEDPHVRAA
- a CDS encoding CDGSH iron-sulfur domain-containing protein: MSEPREAVTITPYPDGPLVVRGPAQLIDEHGEPIARSRRTVALCRCGASAIKPWCDGTHKLSGFRTGGPDV